One stretch of Natronolimnobius baerhuensis DNA includes these proteins:
- a CDS encoding DUF1931 family protein — protein sequence MADLIVKAAVKEALDDKNVASDFYDALDEEVDELLEDAARRAEANDRKTVQPRDL from the coding sequence ATGGCAGACCTTATCGTCAAAGCCGCCGTGAAGGAAGCGCTCGATGACAAAAACGTTGCCTCGGACTTCTACGACGCACTCGACGAGGAAGTCGACGAACTCCTCGAAGACGCAGCCCGACGCGCCGAAGCAAACGACCGGAAGACGGTCCAGCCCCGCGACCTGTAA
- the fni gene encoding type 2 isopentenyl-diphosphate Delta-isomerase yields the protein MPETSDRKDDHIRIIEEEDVETTGAGFADIDLVHEALPEIHRDEIDTTTTLFGQELAAPIVIESMTGGHPNTTKINRALAEAAQETNIAMGVGSQRAGIELEDEALLESYTVVRDVAPDAFLYGNVGAAQLLEYDVDDVEQAVEMIDADAMAIHLNFLQEAVQPEGDIDARGCLEAIEHVAADLSVPVLVKETGNGISRETAERLADAGVDAIDVAGQGGTTWSGIESYRAAAVGADRQEAIGQLFRAWGVPTAVSTAEAASAHETVIASGGVRSGLDIAKAIALGAQAGGLAKPFLRPAGQGTDAVVDLIETLALELRTAMFVTGSASVADLQEAEYVVCGRTNEYLEQR from the coding sequence ATGCCCGAGACATCCGACAGGAAAGACGATCACATCCGCATCATCGAGGAGGAAGACGTCGAGACGACCGGCGCGGGATTCGCCGATATCGACCTCGTTCACGAGGCACTGCCGGAGATCCACCGCGACGAAATCGACACGACGACCACACTGTTCGGCCAGGAACTGGCTGCCCCCATCGTCATCGAGAGCATGACCGGCGGCCACCCGAACACGACGAAAATCAATCGCGCGCTCGCTGAAGCCGCCCAGGAGACCAACATTGCGATGGGCGTCGGGAGCCAGCGCGCCGGAATCGAACTCGAGGACGAGGCCTTACTCGAGTCCTATACCGTCGTCCGTGACGTGGCCCCCGATGCCTTCCTCTATGGAAACGTCGGCGCAGCACAGTTGCTCGAGTACGACGTCGACGATGTCGAGCAAGCCGTCGAGATGATCGACGCGGACGCGATGGCAATTCACCTCAACTTCTTACAGGAGGCCGTCCAGCCGGAAGGTGATATCGACGCGCGTGGCTGTCTCGAGGCGATTGAACACGTTGCAGCCGACCTCTCGGTGCCGGTACTCGTCAAGGAGACGGGTAACGGCATCTCGCGGGAAACAGCCGAGCGACTCGCTGACGCTGGTGTCGACGCAATTGACGTCGCTGGCCAGGGTGGGACGACGTGGTCCGGAATCGAGTCCTACCGAGCGGCCGCCGTCGGTGCAGACCGACAGGAAGCAATCGGCCAACTGTTTCGCGCGTGGGGCGTCCCAACCGCTGTCAGCACGGCTGAAGCGGCGTCCGCTCACGAGACAGTCATCGCGAGCGGTGGCGTTCGCTCCGGGCTAGACATCGCGAAGGCAATCGCCCTCGGCGCACAGGCAGGCGGCCTCGCGAAACCGTTCCTCCGACCGGCAGGGCAGGGAACGGACGCAGTCGTCGATCTGATCGAAACGCTCGCACTCGAGTTACGAACGGCGATGTTCGTCACTGGGTCGGCATCGGTTGCGGATCTCCAAGAGGCAGAATATGTCGTTTGCGGGCGGACGAACGAGTATCTCGAGCAGCGATAG
- the rpiA gene encoding ribose-5-phosphate isomerase RpiA: MKTAGGTDAAKRRAGERAAEEVDNGDVVGLGTGSTTAYAIDAIGEAVSDGLEVQGIPTSFQSRQRALEASIPLTDLDAVETVDLAIDGADQVVDDPDASGYGALIKGGGAAHTREKLVDAAAERFVVVADPSKLADRLERSVPVEVIPDAHTVVADRVQDLGGEPTLRDAEHKDGPIVTDNGNLVLDCAFGPISDPNELATQLSRIPGVLEHGLFVDCADVTYVGLEEGVETRVY, translated from the coding sequence ATGAAGACGGCAGGCGGCACCGACGCCGCGAAGCGACGAGCGGGCGAACGCGCAGCCGAAGAGGTCGACAACGGCGACGTCGTCGGGCTTGGAACCGGGTCAACGACCGCCTACGCCATCGACGCCATCGGGGAGGCTGTCAGCGACGGCCTCGAGGTACAGGGTATCCCCACCTCATTCCAGTCGCGCCAGCGCGCGCTCGAGGCGAGCATCCCGCTGACTGATCTCGATGCAGTCGAAACGGTCGATCTCGCAATCGACGGCGCGGATCAGGTCGTCGACGATCCAGATGCGAGCGGCTACGGCGCGCTGATCAAAGGCGGCGGCGCGGCGCACACGCGCGAGAAGCTTGTTGATGCAGCCGCGGAGCGATTCGTTGTCGTCGCCGATCCCTCGAAACTCGCCGACCGACTCGAGCGCTCGGTGCCGGTGGAAGTCATCCCCGACGCCCACACCGTCGTCGCCGACCGCGTGCAGGATCTGGGCGGCGAGCCGACGCTGCGCGATGCTGAACACAAGGACGGCCCCATCGTGACCGACAACGGGAATCTGGTGCTCGACTGCGCGTTCGGGCCGATTTCGGATCCGAACGAACTTGCAACGCAGCTATCGCGGATTCCAGGCGTCCTCGAGCACGGGCTGTTCGTCGACTGCGCGGACGTGACCTACGTCGGCCTCGAGGAGGGTGTCGAGACTCGAGTGTACTGA
- a CDS encoding DUF5788 family protein, whose amino-acid sequence MDTAERRSLLERANRQSATIGQELPETITVGDDELPLEEFLIETRKVEGIPDDAKPLLHETRKELTAERKRLVQRLESAPIDREEGDEIVEAIAGIDRAANALQSLRRGRFGSEARSATLEDHERWLEFVDTIRR is encoded by the coding sequence ATGGACACCGCCGAACGACGGTCCCTCCTCGAGCGGGCCAACCGCCAGAGTGCGACTATCGGGCAGGAACTCCCCGAGACGATCACCGTCGGCGACGACGAGCTCCCACTCGAGGAGTTCCTCATCGAGACCCGCAAGGTGGAGGGGATTCCGGACGACGCGAAACCGCTGCTACACGAGACGCGCAAGGAACTCACGGCAGAGCGCAAACGCCTCGTCCAGCGCCTCGAGTCGGCACCAATCGACCGCGAGGAGGGCGACGAAATCGTCGAGGCCATCGCCGGCATCGACCGCGCCGCGAACGCCCTTCAGAGTCTCCGGCGCGGCCGGTTCGGGTCCGAGGCACGCTCGGCAACGCTCGAGGATCACGAGCGCTGGCTCGAGTTTGTGGATACGATCCGCCGATAG
- a CDS encoding ABC transporter ATP-binding protein, with protein sequence MTSGAGGQSGPAAEPASTAESAGTGSAVTLENVRKTYQLGEPVHALDGVSLEIPRGSYTAIMGPSGSGKSTLMNLVGCLDTPTEGTVVVDGADVAQLSDRERTRLRGTTVGFVFQTFNLMPRLNALENVALPQLFQGIDRGERHERARELLERVGLGDRTDHMPNELSGGQRQRVALARALVNDPAIVLADEPSGNLDTETESDVLDLFAEFHDAGTTMVVVTHERHVAERAERIVHVLDGQLERIESLDGGESTAPKSDSATDDDPPETGGK encoded by the coding sequence ATGACATCGGGTGCAGGCGGGCAGTCGGGGCCAGCGGCGGAACCCGCGTCAACTGCGGAGTCGGCGGGAACGGGAAGCGCAGTTACCCTCGAGAACGTGCGCAAGACCTACCAGCTCGGCGAGCCGGTTCACGCGCTGGATGGCGTCTCGCTCGAGATTCCACGCGGCTCGTATACGGCGATTATGGGGCCGAGCGGCTCCGGGAAGTCGACGCTGATGAACCTCGTGGGCTGTCTGGATACGCCCACGGAGGGTACCGTCGTCGTCGACGGCGCGGACGTGGCCCAGTTGAGCGACCGCGAGCGGACCCGACTGCGTGGGACGACGGTTGGGTTCGTCTTCCAGACGTTCAATCTGATGCCGCGACTAAACGCCCTCGAGAACGTTGCACTCCCCCAGTTGTTTCAGGGAATCGACCGTGGTGAGCGCCACGAGCGGGCGCGAGAGTTACTCGAGCGCGTCGGATTAGGTGATCGGACGGACCACATGCCAAACGAGTTGTCCGGTGGCCAACGCCAGCGGGTGGCACTCGCTCGCGCGCTGGTGAACGACCCCGCAATCGTGCTGGCCGACGAGCCCTCGGGCAATCTCGACACCGAGACCGAATCGGACGTCCTCGATCTCTTCGCGGAGTTTCACGACGCCGGAACGACGATGGTCGTTGTCACTCACGAACGCCACGTCGCCGAACGGGCAGAACGAATCGTCCACGTGCTCGATGGACAACTCGAGCGGATCGAGTCGCTCGACGGCGGGGAATCGACAGCACCGAAGAGCGACTCGGCGACAGACGACGACCCGCCGGAGACGGGTGGAAAGTAA
- a CDS encoding ABC transporter permease, translated as MGPLELLGLAWRSIRGHKLRSALTTLGVVIGIAAVIAFVTLGASLQAGVIGDISPDDQRNVYGWASDPDTEGGPLAGAQPVVSERDLETLDGEADIDAAYGYMPLSTQALIFEDEISPQSDALVAAGPPYIREGTLEEGRQFEQGEQEAVINPAVAEQFEENVSVDDELTIALQGGETTTVTVVGITESSEGLSPFEGFEPSPRVYVPTDPFYTEAGGDMVPVPGDDDGADGDDDAAENGDDTAAADDTDNDDALFLAIVVQADSADEDDIDAARERAVAYLESDDSDAGELLGDDLEMTLQTSTELLQQLEDILGLLQNFIVGIAAISLVVGSIGIANIMLVSVTERTREIGIMKAVGAQNRDVLGLFLTEAVILGAIGAVLGTVLGLAVGYLGAWYIELPLVYPYEYVALAIAVGILVGVASGLYPAWQAARTDPIDALRYE; from the coding sequence ATGGGGCCACTCGAGTTGCTGGGGCTGGCCTGGCGGTCGATCCGCGGACACAAACTGCGCTCGGCGCTGACGACACTTGGCGTCGTGATCGGCATCGCCGCCGTCATCGCCTTCGTCACGCTCGGTGCGAGCCTGCAAGCGGGCGTCATCGGCGATATCAGCCCGGACGACCAGCGCAACGTCTACGGCTGGGCGTCCGATCCAGATACCGAAGGCGGTCCGCTCGCGGGCGCACAGCCAGTGGTAAGCGAACGTGATCTCGAGACGCTCGACGGGGAGGCCGATATCGACGCGGCCTACGGCTACATGCCGTTGTCCACGCAGGCGCTCATCTTCGAAGACGAAATTTCCCCGCAGAGCGACGCGCTCGTCGCTGCCGGGCCGCCCTATATCAGGGAGGGGACGCTCGAGGAGGGTCGCCAGTTTGAGCAGGGCGAACAGGAGGCGGTGATCAACCCGGCCGTCGCCGAGCAGTTCGAGGAGAACGTCTCCGTCGACGACGAATTGACGATTGCGCTCCAGGGTGGCGAGACGACGACCGTCACGGTGGTCGGGATCACCGAGAGTTCGGAGGGGCTGAGCCCGTTCGAAGGCTTCGAGCCATCGCCGCGGGTGTACGTGCCCACCGACCCCTTCTACACCGAGGCGGGCGGTGACATGGTCCCTGTTCCAGGCGACGATGACGGGGCGGACGGCGATGACGACGCTGCGGAAAACGGCGATGACACAGCAGCAGCCGACGATACAGACAACGACGATGCGCTCTTTCTCGCCATCGTCGTCCAGGCCGACTCTGCCGACGAGGACGACATCGACGCCGCTCGAGAGCGCGCAGTTGCCTATCTCGAGAGCGACGACTCCGATGCAGGCGAGTTGCTGGGTGATGATCTCGAGATGACGCTGCAGACGAGTACTGAACTGCTTCAGCAACTCGAGGATATACTGGGGTTACTGCAGAACTTCATCGTCGGCATCGCGGCGATCTCGCTGGTCGTCGGCTCGATTGGCATTGCAAACATCATGCTGGTCTCGGTGACCGAGCGCACGCGTGAGATCGGGATTATGAAAGCCGTTGGCGCGCAGAATCGCGACGTCCTCGGACTGTTCCTGACGGAAGCCGTGATCCTCGGGGCAATCGGTGCGGTACTCGGGACTGTGCTGGGACTTGCCGTCGGCTATTTGGGCGCGTGGTACATCGAGTTGCCGCTAGTCTATCCCTACGAGTACGTCGCACTCGCGATTGCCGTCGGCATCCTCGTCGGCGTCGCCTCCGGGCTGTATCCCGCCTGGCAGGCCGCGCGAACCGATCCGATAGACGCGCTTCGGTACGAGTGA
- a CDS encoding DUF5518 domain-containing protein: MVTGRTLVHALVGALVGVVLSFIPFSTVIGGAVAGFLEGPDSRDGTVAGALAGAITFVPILGGVFLVAAVLGLGVSVAAIPLEGGALALIVMGFLSMIVLLYTVGLALLGGYLGAYLAGQYPDQYARTRGSLGADSRASSGHHSRPESWTAHEHSPRARDRERTANRDRWRSDDARAQPRDPRSRADDQPRADRPDSTTETFQPDPNDRLEPERWLETDEVNEATDATTNTDADAQSDADTETERNHETERDRE; the protein is encoded by the coding sequence ATGGTGACTGGCAGAACCCTCGTTCACGCGCTCGTCGGTGCACTCGTCGGCGTCGTCCTCTCGTTCATCCCGTTTTCGACCGTCATCGGTGGCGCAGTCGCGGGCTTTCTCGAGGGGCCGGATAGTCGTGATGGCACCGTCGCCGGCGCGCTTGCCGGCGCGATCACGTTCGTACCGATCCTCGGCGGTGTGTTCCTCGTCGCGGCGGTGCTCGGACTCGGTGTCAGCGTCGCCGCGATTCCACTCGAGGGGGGTGCACTCGCGCTGATCGTGATGGGATTCCTCTCGATGATCGTCTTGCTCTACACCGTCGGGTTGGCGCTGCTCGGCGGCTACCTCGGCGCGTACCTCGCAGGACAGTATCCCGATCAGTACGCCCGAACACGTGGCTCGCTCGGAGCCGACTCTCGCGCATCGTCTGGACACCACTCGAGGCCGGAGTCGTGGACCGCTCACGAACACTCTCCACGCGCCCGTGACCGCGAGCGCACGGCCAACCGAGATCGATGGCGGAGCGACGACGCTCGAGCACAGCCTCGAGACCCTCGTTCGCGGGCGGACGACCAGCCCAGGGCTGACCGCCCAGATAGCACAACGGAGACGTTTCAGCCGGACCCGAACGACCGACTCGAGCCGGAGCGCTGGCTCGAGACTGACGAGGTGAACGAAGCAACTGACGCGACCACGAACACGGACGCGGACGCACAATCGGATGCGGATACAGAGACGGAGCGAAACCACGAGACGGAACGCGACCGCGAGTAG